Genomic segment of Nocardiopsis mwathae:
TGCCCCCACGTACTTCCCCCTCGCGGTGGGCTTCGCCGACCTGGTGTCCTTCACGACGCTCAGCCGCGAGCTGGACGAGGTGGGGCTGGCCGAGGTCGTCGAGGGCTTCGAGTCGACCGCCACCGACATCGTCGCCTCGGGCGGCGGTCGGGTGGTCAAGACGCTGGGCGACGAGATCCTGTACGTGGCCAACACGGCGAAGCAGGCCGCGGAGATCGCCCTGCGGCTCAGCGTCGGGGTCACCACCCACATCGACGTCCCCGACGTGCGTGTGGGGGTGGCCTACGGCCCCGTCCTCGCCCTGCTCGGCGATGTCTTCGGCACCACGGTGAACCGGTCCAGCCGCCTGACCTCCTTCGCCCGCCCCGGCACCGTGCTGATCGACGAGACACTCGCCGAACTCCTCAAGGACGAGGAGTCGCTGCAGGTGGAGCCCGTTCGCCCGAGGCACGCCCACGGGCTCGGAAAGCTCCAGCCCTACGTCCTGCGCCGCACCTTCGAGCCCGTCCGCCCACCGAACTGAGCTCCCCCTACCAGGGACGACACCATTCGCACGGCAAAGTTCTTTCCTCCGGGACCTCGATCCGGCATGTTGGGGAACAGCGGCAGGTATGAGGGCCTGCGCGCTGGGATGACCCGTACGAAGGCGAGTGAGTGAGCGGAGGCGTCGATCCTGGGTGGCCGGAGGCTTGATGGGGTCGGCGGTGAAGTGAGCGGCGAGCCTGAGTGCGGAGGAGAGCACCGTCACGAAGGCGAGTGAGTGAGCGGAGGCGTCGATCCTGGGTGGCCGGAGGCTTGATGGGGTCGGCGGTGAAGTGAGCGGCGAGCCTGAGTGCGGAGGAGAGCACCGTCACGAAGGCGAGTGCGTGAGCGGAGGCGTCGATCCTGGGTGGCCGGAGGCTTGATGGGGTCGGCGGTGAAGCGAGCGGCGAGCCTGAGTGCGGGAGGTTGCACCGTCGCGAGCCAGGTGTGAGGAGCCATACATGGCGCATGAAGTCAGGGCAGTCGTCTCCCGGAAGAAGGACGCGCCGGTCGGGGTGGAAACCATCGTCGTCCCTGATCCGGGGCCGGGGGAGGCGCTGGTCGCCGTCCAGGCGTGCGGGGTCTGCCACACCGATCTGCACTATCGGCAGGGCGGTATCGGCGACGATTTCCCGTTTCTGCTCGGGCATGAGGCGGCGGGCGTCGTGGAGGCGGTGGGTGCGGGCGTCACCGAGGTGGAGCCCGGTGACTTCGTGGTGTTGAACTGGCGGGCGGTGTGCGGCCGGTGCCGGGCCTGTCGGCGCGGCCGCGCCCAGTACTGCTTCGCCACCCGCAACGCCGCGCAGAAGATGACGCTGGCCGACGGTACCGAGCTGTCCCCGGCGCTGGGCATCGGCGCGTTCGCGGAGAAGACGCTGGTCGCGGCAGGGCAGTGCACCAAGGTCGACCCCGGCGCCGATGCCGCGGTGGCCGGGCTGCTGGGGTGCGGGGTCATGGCCGGGCTGGGGGCGGCGATGAACACCGGGGGTGTGTCCCGCGGGGACTCGGTGGCGGTCATCGGGTGCGGCGGCGTGGGCGACGCCGCGATCCTGGGTGCCCGGTTGGCGGGCGCGGCCACGATCATCGCCGTGGACATCGACGACCGCAAGCTGGCGTGGGCGTCGGAGTTCGGCGCCACGCACACCGTCAACTCCCGGGAGCGGGCACCGGTGGAAGCGATCCGGGAGTTCACCGGCGGCAACGGTGCCGACGTCGTGATCGACGCGGTGGGCCGACCCGAAACGTACCGGCAGGCGTTCTACGCCCGCGACCTGGCGGGGACCGTGGTGCTGGTCGGTGTGCCCACACCCGAGATGACCATCGAGCTGCCGCTGCTCGACGTGTTCGGCCGCGGTGGTGCGCTCAGGTCATCCTGGTACGGGGACTGCCTGCCGTCCCGTGATTTTCCGATGTTGGTCGATCTGTACCTGCAGGGCCGCCTCCCGCTGGAGCGGTTCGTGTCGGAGCGGATCGGACTGGACGATGTGGAGGAGGCGTTCGCCAAGATGCACCGCGGCGAGGTACTGCGCTCGGTGGTGACCCTGTAGATGGCCGAGACGTATCCGGACGCCGTCCGCAGGCTCGTCACGTCGGGCACGTTCGCGCTGGACGGAGGCGAGTGGGATGTCGACAACAACGTGTGGATCGTCGGCGACGACCGCACGGCGATCGTGATCGACGCCGCACATGACCACGAGGAGATCGCCCGCGCGCTGGGCGACCGCGAGCTGATGGCCATCGTGTGCACGCACGCGCACAACGACCACATCAACGCGGCGGCCGACCTGGCCGAGCTGGCGGACGCGCCGATCCTGCTGCACCCGGACGACGCCCCGCTGTGGCATATGTACTACCCCAAGCGCGAGCCCGACGCTCCGCTGTTGCAGGGGGAGAAGCTACAGGCCGGGGGCGTCGAGCTGGAGGTGCTGCACACACCGGGGCACGCGCCCGGAGCGGTGTGCCTGTACGCGGCCGAGCTGGGGGTGGTGTTCACCGGCGACACCCTGTTCCAGGGCGGGCCCGGGGCCACCGGCCGGTCGTACTCCGACTTTCCGCAGATCATCTCCTCGATCCGGGAGCGGCTGCTGACGCTGCCGGAGGAGACGGTGGTGTACCCGGGGCACGGGGAGTCCACGACCATCGGGGCCGAGGCACCGCATCTGCAGGAGTGGATCGACAGGGGGCACTGACACCCCCGCGGATGACCATGGCGGTCGGCGCGATCGGGGGACCGGATCGACGCCCACCGCCATGGTCATCGCCCCGACCTCACACCGGTCCGCTGATCTTCGACAGACCGCCGGCACCGGAGGGCAGGAAGAGGGCGAACGTGGTCGGCCGGGTGTGGATGAGCTCGACGCGGGCGCCCTCCGACTCGGCGATGTGGCGGGCCAGCGCAAGGCCGAGCCCGGTGCCGTCGCCCCCGCTGACCTCCCGGTCGAAGATCCGTCCGGAGAGGTGTTCGGGGATGCCCTCGCCCTCGTCGCTCACCTCGATGCGCACGGAGTGGCCGCCGTCGACCGGGCGGACGACGACGGTGCCCTTGCCGTGCTTGAAGGCGTTCTCCACCAGGGTGGCGAGGATCTGCGTCAGGTCGGTGGGCACGGTCATGGCGGTCAGCCCGCGCTCCCCGTCCAGCACCAGCTCCCGGTGCTCCCGGCGGAACACCGGTGACCACTCGGCGATGAACCGGTCCAGGACGTCGTCGATCTCGACGGCTTCGACCTCGGGGTTCTGGCTCTGGCGGGCGCGGCCGAGCAGGCTCTCGATCGTCTCCACGAGCCGCTCGGCCTGGGCGAGTGCGGCCTCGCCCTCCTCGCGGACGACCTCGGGGTCGTCGGCCTCCGCGACGATCTCCTCCAGACGCATGGTCAGCGCCGTCAAGGGGGTGCGTAGCTGGTGGGAGGCGTCCGTCGCGAAGTGCCGTTCGGTGGCGATGAGGCCCGCGATGCGCTCGGCGCTGCGGTCCAGCACCTCGGCGACCCGGTCGGCCTCGGGGATGCCGTACCGGTGGCCCCAGGGGGTGGCCACCCCCGAGCCGAGCCGTTCCGCGGTCGCGGCCAGGTCGACCAGGGGGAGGGTGAGGCGGCGGGCCTGGAGCATCGCCAGGCCGCCCGCCAGCCCGATGGCCAGGAGTGACAGCGCGGCGATGCCCATCCAGGCGTTGAGGATGCTCTCCTGCACGCTGCGGGCGTCGCGCCAGACCGTGATCTGGACGCCGGTGGCCGACACCGCTTCGGCACGCATCGTGTCGGGTGCGTCCTCGGCTTCGGGGTCGATGTCCCATCCACCGGCGAGGATGGGCGCAGTGGCCCCGGGGATGACGATCTCGATGTGCCGCTGCGGGTAGGTCGAGGCGAACTGGTCCCGGTCGATCCTCCCCGTCTCCTCCAGCTGCGAGTCGACGTCCGCGCCGATGATGTCGGCCTCGTGCTGTACCTGCTGGATGTTCTCGTCGTAGACGGACTTGTAGGTCAGCGCGCCCAAGGGCAGGCCGAGCAGCATCACCGCGATGACCGTCACCACCAAGGTGGAGAACAGCATCCGCCTGCGCATGTCACTCCTTGTCCGCGCGGCCTGCGGGAGCCCGTGGCGGGCTCATCCGCGGGGGTATCGCGGCGCAGGTCGGCCTATTCGCGTTCGAACCGGAAGCCGACACCTCGGACGGTCGTGATGTAGGACGGATGGTTGGCGTCGTCTCCGAGTTTCCGGCGCAGCCAGGAGATGTGCATGTCCAACGTCTTGGTGGAACCCCACCAGTTGGTGTCCCACACCTCCCGCATGATCTGCTCCCGGGTGACGACCTTGCCGGCGTCGCGTACGAGGACGCGGAGCAGGTCGAACTCCTTGGTGGTGAGCTGTAGCTCGCGGTCGCCGAGCCAGGCGCGGCGGGAGTCGTTGTCGATGCGCACCCCGTGGACGACGGGTACCTCGGCGCCGCCCCGCCGCAGCAGGGCACGTACGCGGGCCAGGAGTTCCGCGAGGCGGAACGGTTTGGTCACGTAGTCGTCGGCTCCGGCATCGAGTCCTACGACTGTATCGACCTCGTCGGCCCGCGCGGTCAGGATCAGGATCGGGGTGCCGTGGCCTTCGGCGCGCAGGCGCCTGGCCACTTCGAGCCCGTCCATTTCGGGCAGGCCGAGATCGAGGACCATCAGGTCGATGTCCCCGCCTCGCGCGCGGTCGAGGGTTTCATTGCCGTTGACGGTCACGTCCACCGTGTACCCCTCGCGCCGCAGCGCACGGGCCAGGGGCTCGGAGATCGAGGTATCGTCTTCGGCCAGCAAAACGCAGGTCATGTACCTGATCGTAAGTCGAGTCGCGGGGATTTCCCTATTATGCGCGCCGAACGACCGTCGTGTGGTCGAAAATACCCACCCGCACATAGCGGACATAGCAGATGCTTCGGGCGCCTTGTCCTTAACATGGGCAAGCTTTGCCGAAAAAATAAGGTAGAAACCAGGTGAAACCGGGTGTCCGTCCGTCAGTCCCCGTGGACTCTCAGCACGATCTTGCCGAGAACATGCCCGGCCTTGCTGCTGCGCTGGGCATCGGCCGTCCGCTCCAGCGGGTAGACCTCGGCGACGGGCAGTTCGAGCTCCCCGCGCGACATCAGGTCCAGGACCGCCTCGATCGCCACCGGCAGGGGGCCGGCGTCCTTGCCGTCGGAGAAGCGCACGCCGTGCGCGGCGGCGTCGGCCGCCGCGATGGTCAGCACCCGGTCGCGGCCGCCCGCCAGCTCGATCGACACCGGGAGCTCGCCCCGCCCCGAGCAGTCCAGGACGGCGTCGACACCGCCGGGCGCGGCCTCGCGCAGCCGCTCGTCGAGGCCGTCTCCGTAGGCGACGGGCTCGACACCGATCTTGCGGAGGAACGCGTGGCGCCGCTCGCTCGCCGTACCGATGACCCGCGCGCCCCATGCGGTGGCCAGCTGGGCGGCGATGAGCCCGACCCCGCCCGCCACCGCGTGGATCAGCAGTGTCTCGTCGGCGCGCACGTCGAGTTCGCGCAGGGTGCGGTAGGCGGTGTGGGCGGCCACCGGCAGCGATGCGGCCTGCTCGAAGGAGAGCCAATCGGGCTTGGCCACGATCATGTCGGCCCGCGCCAGCGCGTGGGTCGCCGCGGAGCCGGAGGACGCCTTGCCGAACACGGCCTGACCCACCCGCCACGCGTCGACGCCGGGGCCCACGGCGTCGACGGTCCCGGCGACGTCGATCCCCGTCCCCCGCGGAGTGTCGACCGAGCCGCCGAACCTGCCCTCGCGGATCTTGTAGTCGACGGGGTTGACCCCGGCGGCGTGCACCGCGACCCGCACCTGCCCGGCACGGGGACGGGGTGTGGGCACGTCCTCCAGCGCAAGCACCTCGGGGCCGCCGTAGCGGCTGTAGCGGATGGCTCTTGTCATCGCCGACCTCCCTCACCGACACGCGCGTGCTCAGAGCCCGCGCGCCGTCTCGCTCCTCGTCCCACCGAACCTCCCGGAAGCGAGTATGGAACCTCAAGCTAGATCCAGGTCAACCGGAAGTCCAGGGGCCTCCACCGTTCCCATCGAAACAAGATGGGGCGCCCGGTGGGGGCGCCCCGCTGGTCGCAGTGGAGGTCAGCCGCCAATCGCTTCACGGCGGACGCACCTGGTGAACGCCACCCACTCCGCCGCCCCGACGGCCAGATGACCGAGGTCGGGGTGC
This window contains:
- a CDS encoding ATP-binding protein, producing the protein MRRRMLFSTLVVTVIAVMLLGLPLGALTYKSVYDENIQQVQHEADIIGADVDSQLEETGRIDRDQFASTYPQRHIEIVIPGATAPILAGGWDIDPEAEDAPDTMRAEAVSATGVQITVWRDARSVQESILNAWMGIAALSLLAIGLAGGLAMLQARRLTLPLVDLAATAERLGSGVATPWGHRYGIPEADRVAEVLDRSAERIAGLIATERHFATDASHQLRTPLTALTMRLEEIVAEADDPEVVREEGEAALAQAERLVETIESLLGRARQSQNPEVEAVEIDDVLDRFIAEWSPVFRREHRELVLDGERGLTAMTVPTDLTQILATLVENAFKHGKGTVVVRPVDGGHSVRIEVSDEGEGIPEHLSGRIFDREVSGGDGTGLGLALARHIAESEGARVELIHTRPTTFALFLPSGAGGLSKISGPV
- a CDS encoding NADP-dependent oxidoreductase is translated as MTRAIRYSRYGGPEVLALEDVPTPRPRAGQVRVAVHAAGVNPVDYKIREGRFGGSVDTPRGTGIDVAGTVDAVGPGVDAWRVGQAVFGKASSGSAATHALARADMIVAKPDWLSFEQAASLPVAAHTAYRTLRELDVRADETLLIHAVAGGVGLIAAQLATAWGARVIGTASERRHAFLRKIGVEPVAYGDGLDERLREAAPGGVDAVLDCSGRGELPVSIELAGGRDRVLTIAAADAAAHGVRFSDGKDAGPLPVAIEAVLDLMSRGELELPVAEVYPLERTADAQRSSKAGHVLGKIVLRVHGD
- a CDS encoding MBL fold metallo-hydrolase, translating into MAETYPDAVRRLVTSGTFALDGGEWDVDNNVWIVGDDRTAIVIDAAHDHEEIARALGDRELMAIVCTHAHNDHINAAADLAELADAPILLHPDDAPLWHMYYPKREPDAPLLQGEKLQAGGVELEVLHTPGHAPGAVCLYAAELGVVFTGDTLFQGGPGATGRSYSDFPQIISSIRERLLTLPEETVVYPGHGESTTIGAEAPHLQEWIDRGH
- a CDS encoding response regulator transcription factor, translated to MTCVLLAEDDTSISEPLARALRREGYTVDVTVNGNETLDRARGGDIDLMVLDLGLPEMDGLEVARRLRAEGHGTPILILTARADEVDTVVGLDAGADDYVTKPFRLAELLARVRALLRRGGAEVPVVHGVRIDNDSRRAWLGDRELQLTTKEFDLLRVLVRDAGKVVTREQIMREVWDTNWWGSTKTLDMHISWLRRKLGDDANHPSYITTVRGVGFRFERE
- a CDS encoding adenylate/guanylate cyclase domain-containing protein yields the protein MPSRPDPTEIEAALLGGEARYTRAEAVRLAGASPEFSGRVWRALGFATRDEDAIAFTDSDVEALRVATRLLESGIVDDDAAIRLARAMGQTMTRLAEWQTSILSTMSRGPEGEVGEDRLDSLVGIAEGVLPDVEVLLLHIWRRQLAASAARRIAFMESTESAAPTYFPLAVGFADLVSFTTLSRELDEVGLAEVVEGFESTATDIVASGGGRVVKTLGDEILYVANTAKQAAEIALRLSVGVTTHIDVPDVRVGVAYGPVLALLGDVFGTTVNRSSRLTSFARPGTVLIDETLAELLKDEESLQVEPVRPRHAHGLGKLQPYVLRRTFEPVRPPN
- a CDS encoding S-(hydroxymethyl)mycothiol dehydrogenase, which codes for MAHEVRAVVSRKKDAPVGVETIVVPDPGPGEALVAVQACGVCHTDLHYRQGGIGDDFPFLLGHEAAGVVEAVGAGVTEVEPGDFVVLNWRAVCGRCRACRRGRAQYCFATRNAAQKMTLADGTELSPALGIGAFAEKTLVAAGQCTKVDPGADAAVAGLLGCGVMAGLGAAMNTGGVSRGDSVAVIGCGGVGDAAILGARLAGAATIIAVDIDDRKLAWASEFGATHTVNSRERAPVEAIREFTGGNGADVVIDAVGRPETYRQAFYARDLAGTVVLVGVPTPEMTIELPLLDVFGRGGALRSSWYGDCLPSRDFPMLVDLYLQGRLPLERFVSERIGLDDVEEAFAKMHRGEVLRSVVTL